The following are from one region of the Melaminivora suipulveris genome:
- a CDS encoding XdhC family protein: MENLDVTVLRALRDWRAAGQHALLVTVVRTWGSSPRPVGSIMALRGDGAVVGSVSGGCIEDDLIARYTQPGAKDALPRQAPPQFARYGVSAEEAFRFGLPCGGTLELLLEFDPDAASLRELVQALDAGRLVHRAVRLEGGQVTLQDADAPAELRLDAAQLTNTFGPEYRMLIIGAGQMSEYLATMAQFCGFAVTVCDPREEYRGSFDVPGARLVATMPDDTVAALQPDARTCVIALTHDPKLDDLALLQALETPAFYIGAIGSRRNNAARRQRMIEHLEQTEESLARLRGPVGLYIGSKTPPEIAVSIMAEVLAVKNGVQLPQGMDVAHVKDQLGLAAPGSACVVG, from the coding sequence ATGGAAAACCTCGACGTCACCGTGCTGCGCGCCCTGCGCGACTGGCGCGCGGCCGGCCAGCACGCGCTGCTGGTCACGGTGGTGCGCACGTGGGGATCGTCGCCGCGCCCCGTGGGCTCCATCATGGCGCTGCGCGGTGATGGCGCGGTGGTCGGCTCGGTCTCGGGCGGCTGCATCGAGGACGACCTGATCGCCCGCTATACCCAGCCCGGCGCCAAGGACGCGCTGCCGCGCCAGGCGCCGCCGCAGTTCGCCCGCTATGGCGTCAGCGCCGAGGAGGCCTTTCGCTTCGGCCTGCCCTGCGGCGGCACGCTGGAGCTGCTGCTGGAGTTCGACCCCGACGCCGCCAGCCTGCGCGAGCTGGTGCAGGCGCTGGACGCCGGCCGCCTGGTGCACCGCGCCGTGCGCCTGGAGGGCGGGCAGGTGACGCTGCAGGACGCCGACGCGCCCGCCGAGCTGCGCCTGGACGCCGCGCAGCTCACCAACACCTTCGGCCCCGAGTACCGCATGCTGATCATCGGCGCCGGCCAGATGAGCGAATACCTGGCGACCATGGCGCAGTTCTGCGGGTTCGCCGTCACCGTCTGCGACCCGCGCGAGGAATACCGCGGCAGCTTCGACGTGCCCGGTGCGCGGCTGGTCGCCACCATGCCCGACGACACCGTGGCCGCGCTGCAGCCCGACGCGCGCACCTGCGTCATCGCCCTCACGCACGACCCCAAGCTGGACGACCTGGCGCTCTTGCAGGCGCTGGAAACCCCCGCGTTCTATATCGGCGCCATCGGCAGCCGGCGCAACAACGCCGCGCGCCGCCAGCGCATGATCGAACACCTGGAGCAGACCGAGGAAAGCCTGGCGCGCCTGCGCGGCCCGGTGGGCCTGTACATCGGCAGCAAGACGCCGCCCGAGATCGCCGTGAGCATCATGGCCGAGGTGCTGGCGGTGAAGAACGGCGTGCAGCTACCGCAAGGCATGGACGTGGCGCACGTCAAGGACCAGCTGGGCCTGGCGGCGCCGGGCTCGGCCTGCGTGGTGGGATGA
- a CDS encoding nucleotidyltransferase family protein encodes MSRPDAPAAPPACAAVLLAAGAGRRMGHLPKSLLRRDGETLLARQVRLLAAAGAAHIAVVLGHHADSLLPELQRLDAGATRLSWAVNPEPDAGPGSSLRCGLALLPDAATVLVALADQPLLELGDMQAVLHAWQQRGAGTELLVPTHGGQPGHPIAFGPQLRAAVMAMADGQGVREWRRAHPQQVQHLPAAHARYCTDVDTPQNLERLQRECGVTLACPPGFSLSLWERAG; translated from the coding sequence ATGAGCCGGCCGGACGCGCCCGCCGCCCCGCCGGCCTGCGCCGCCGTGCTGCTGGCGGCCGGCGCCGGCCGGCGCATGGGCCACCTGCCCAAGTCGCTGCTGCGCCGCGACGGCGAGACGCTGCTGGCGCGCCAGGTGCGGCTGCTGGCCGCTGCCGGCGCCGCGCACATCGCCGTGGTGCTGGGCCACCATGCCGACAGCCTGCTGCCCGAGCTTCAGCGACTGGACGCCGGCGCGACGCGCCTGTCCTGGGCCGTCAACCCCGAGCCCGACGCCGGCCCCGGCAGCTCGCTGCGCTGCGGCCTGGCGCTGCTGCCGGACGCGGCCACGGTGCTGGTGGCGCTGGCCGACCAGCCGCTGCTGGAGCTGGGCGACATGCAGGCCGTGCTGCACGCCTGGCAGCAGCGCGGCGCCGGCACCGAACTACTCGTGCCCACGCACGGCGGCCAGCCCGGCCACCCGATCGCTTTTGGCCCGCAGCTGCGCGCGGCCGTGATGGCCATGGCGGATGGCCAGGGCGTGCGCGAATGGCGCCGCGCGCATCCGCAGCAGGTCCAGCACCTGCCGGCGGCCCACGCGCGCTACTGCACCGACGTGGACACGCCGCAGAACCTGGAGCGCCTGCAACGCGAATGCGGCGTGACGCTGGCCTGCCCGCCGGGTTTTTCCCTCTCCCTCTGGGAGAGGGCAGGGTGA
- a CDS encoding plasmid replication/partition related protein, producing the protein MSSENVVNITVLPELQAYIDPLTPDEHEALERSILAEGCRDALVLWGDVLVDGHNRFGICKKHGLPFQTVQNPRFQSLEDVHLWMIDQHLGRRSVSEFQRGVLALRKREIIAARRAAAAAAVVAAKADAPAEPAPWECDTDPAVARALASVPKVPDDALDTREALARAARLTAAQVKMIEAIHQGAAPEVVAALKSGELSLNAAAVVASLPQDEQKAAAAAGAQELKQAARRVREAKKKPRADVPAVTTGDAELQAAPDPAALQQRVQELEAENERLRQQVKALQELLAEQD; encoded by the coding sequence ATGAGTTCCGAAAACGTCGTCAACATCACCGTCCTGCCCGAGTTGCAGGCCTATATCGACCCGCTCACCCCCGACGAGCACGAGGCGCTGGAGCGCAGCATCCTGGCCGAGGGCTGCCGCGACGCGCTGGTGCTGTGGGGCGACGTGCTGGTCGACGGCCACAACCGCTTCGGCATCTGCAAGAAGCACGGCCTGCCCTTCCAGACCGTGCAGAACCCGCGCTTTCAGAGCCTGGAGGACGTGCACCTGTGGATGATCGACCAGCACCTGGGCCGGCGCAGCGTGTCCGAATTCCAGCGCGGCGTGCTCGCGCTGAGGAAGCGCGAGATCATCGCCGCGCGCCGGGCGGCTGCGGCTGCGGCGGTGGTGGCCGCCAAGGCCGACGCCCCCGCCGAGCCCGCGCCCTGGGAGTGCGATACCGACCCGGCCGTGGCGCGCGCGCTGGCCAGCGTGCCCAAGGTGCCCGATGACGCGCTGGACACGCGCGAGGCGCTGGCGCGCGCCGCCCGGCTCACGGCTGCGCAGGTCAAGATGATCGAAGCCATCCACCAGGGCGCGGCGCCCGAGGTGGTGGCGGCCTTGAAGTCGGGCGAGCTGTCGCTCAATGCGGCGGCCGTGGTCGCCAGCCTGCCGCAAGACGAGCAAAAAGCTGCTGCCGCCGCCGGCGCGCAGGAGCTCAAGCAGGCCGCGCGCCGCGTGCGCGAGGCCAAGAAAAAGCCTCGGGCCGATGTGCCAGCCGTGACGACGGGCGACGCCGAGCTCCAGGCGGCCCCGGACCCCGCCGCGCTGCAGCAGCGTGTGCAGGAGCTGGAAGCGGAAAACGAGCGTCTGCGCCAGCAGGTCAAGGCATTGCAGGAGCTGCTGGCGGAGCAGGATTGA
- the yegQ gene encoding tRNA 5-hydroxyuridine modification protein YegQ, with translation MKSPELLLPAGSLDKMRAAYDFGADAVYAGQPRYSLRARNNEFRLEQIAQGISEAHARGKKFFVTSNLIAHNDKVRTYLRDIEPVIECKPDAFIMADPGLIMMVKEKWPETEIHLSVQANTTNWATVKFWQKMGVSRIILSRELSLDEIEKIRQECPDMELEVFVHGALCIAYSGRCLLSGYFNRRDPNQGTCTNACRWEYKTHDAAVDPNTGEALATRMEGEGFNFEAAREEADSQFASTCGSGQRHPKADQVYLIEEIGRPGELMPIMEDEHGTYIMNSKDLRAVEHVERLVRIGVDSLKIEGRTKSLYYVARTAQVYRRAIDDAVAGRPFNPELITELEGLANRGYTGGLLERRPANDYQNYETGHSVLQRSHFVGEVRSYEGGMAEVETKNRFAVGDRLEIIHPSGNRQIELKEMFNLDGEPVQVAPGNPLRVRIPLEGPVEGALIARLL, from the coding sequence ATGAAAAGCCCCGAACTACTGCTGCCCGCCGGCTCCCTGGACAAGATGCGCGCCGCCTACGACTTCGGCGCCGACGCCGTCTACGCCGGCCAGCCGCGCTACAGCCTGCGCGCGCGCAACAACGAATTCCGCCTGGAGCAGATCGCCCAGGGCATCAGCGAGGCACACGCGCGCGGCAAGAAGTTCTTCGTCACCAGCAATCTGATCGCGCACAACGACAAGGTGCGCACCTATCTGCGCGACATCGAGCCCGTGATCGAGTGCAAGCCCGACGCCTTCATCATGGCCGACCCTGGCCTGATCATGATGGTCAAGGAGAAGTGGCCTGAGACCGAAATTCACCTCTCGGTACAGGCCAACACGACCAACTGGGCCACCGTCAAGTTCTGGCAGAAGATGGGCGTGTCGCGCATCATCCTGTCGCGCGAACTGAGCCTGGACGAGATCGAGAAGATCCGCCAGGAATGCCCGGACATGGAGCTGGAGGTGTTCGTGCACGGCGCGCTGTGCATCGCCTACTCGGGCCGCTGCCTGCTGTCGGGCTACTTCAACCGGCGCGACCCCAACCAGGGCACCTGCACCAACGCCTGCCGCTGGGAATACAAGACGCACGACGCGGCAGTCGATCCCAACACCGGCGAAGCCCTGGCCACGCGCATGGAGGGCGAAGGCTTCAACTTCGAGGCCGCGCGCGAGGAGGCCGACAGCCAGTTCGCCAGCACCTGCGGCAGCGGCCAGCGTCACCCCAAGGCCGACCAGGTCTATCTGATCGAGGAGATCGGCCGCCCCGGTGAGCTGATGCCCATCATGGAAGATGAGCACGGCACCTACATCATGAACAGCAAGGACTTGCGCGCGGTGGAGCACGTGGAGCGGCTGGTCAGGATCGGCGTCGATTCGCTCAAGATCGAAGGCCGCACCAAGAGCCTGTACTACGTCGCGCGCACGGCGCAGGTGTACCGCCGCGCCATCGACGACGCGGTGGCCGGCCGGCCGTTCAACCCCGAACTGATCACCGAGCTGGAAGGCCTGGCCAACCGCGGCTACACCGGCGGCCTGCTGGAGCGCCGCCCAGCCAACGACTACCAGAACTACGAGACCGGCCACAGCGTGCTGCAGCGCAGCCACTTCGTGGGCGAGGTGCGCAGCTACGAGGGCGGCATGGCCGAAGTGGAGACCAAGAACCGCTTCGCCGTGGGCGACCGGCTGGAAATCATCCACCCCTCCGGCAACCGCCAGATCGAGCTCAAGGAAATGTTCAACCTCGACGGCGAGCCGGTGCAGGTGGCGCCTGGCAACCCGCTGCGCGTGCGCATACCGCTCGAAGGCCCGGTCGAGGGCGCACTGATTGCCCGCTTGCTCTGA
- a CDS encoding phosphate/phosphite/phosphonate ABC transporter substrate-binding protein — MTAVRKMGVLCLSAFMLLAAGAARAETQPVLVISEGTSGGLDHAQVIAKYQDVANVIGQALRTKVSVVFAREFATLENGMKAGKFDFVMARPSDYPARGMRDSGYQYVANAKPAGQCLIIVPKDSPLKKLEEARGKRLVMPEQVSYMSRFCRAELRDQGINLASENVKYVREQAAVTFFLANKFSDVGAIASYSGPAKKLDQEGFRILHSSVQKPYFPLVAHSRFDPAQIKAIQRELEGLSAKPEGAEILKRVGITGFETGNEAAMKDLLAWLEK; from the coding sequence ATGACCGCTGTGCGCAAGATGGGCGTCCTGTGCCTGTCCGCTTTCATGCTTTTGGCCGCCGGCGCCGCGCGCGCCGAGACGCAACCGGTGCTGGTGATCAGCGAAGGCACCTCGGGAGGGCTGGACCACGCGCAGGTCATCGCCAAGTACCAGGACGTGGCCAACGTCATCGGCCAGGCCTTGCGCACCAAGGTCAGCGTGGTCTTCGCGCGTGAGTTCGCGACGCTGGAAAACGGCATGAAGGCGGGCAAGTTCGATTTCGTCATGGCGCGGCCGAGCGACTACCCGGCCCGCGGCATGCGCGACAGCGGTTATCAATACGTCGCCAATGCCAAGCCGGCCGGGCAATGCCTGATCATCGTGCCCAAGGATTCGCCGCTGAAAAAGCTCGAGGAGGCTCGGGGCAAGCGCCTCGTGATGCCCGAGCAGGTGTCGTACATGTCGCGCTTTTGCCGCGCCGAGCTGCGCGACCAGGGCATCAACCTGGCCAGCGAGAACGTGAAGTACGTGCGCGAGCAGGCGGCGGTGACGTTCTTCCTGGCCAACAAGTTTTCTGATGTGGGCGCCATCGCCTCGTACTCGGGGCCGGCCAAGAAGCTCGACCAGGAGGGCTTTCGCATCCTGCACAGCAGCGTGCAAAAGCCGTACTTCCCGCTGGTGGCGCACAGCCGCTTCGACCCCGCGCAGATCAAGGCCATCCAGCGCGAGCTGGAGGGCCTGTCCGCCAAGCCCGAGGGTGCGGAAATTCTCAAGCGCGTTGGCATCACCGGCTTCGAGACGGGCAACGAGGCGGCGATGAAGGACTTGCTGGCCTGGCTGGAGAAGTGA
- a CDS encoding response regulator transcription factor has translation MDAADDRLLLLVEDDEDFARTLARSLARRGWRVLHADSLPAVQALLTSQRPTHAVVDLKLRGEASGLACVRALHAANADTLIVVLTGYASIATAVQAIKLGACQYLAKPSNTDDIEAAFARTEGDADVELTARASSIKTLEWERIHEVLAETGFNISEAARRLGMHRRTLTRKLEKRRV, from the coding sequence ATGGATGCCGCCGACGACCGCCTGCTGCTGCTCGTGGAGGATGACGAAGACTTCGCGCGCACGCTGGCGCGCTCGCTCGCACGCCGCGGCTGGCGCGTGCTGCACGCCGACAGCCTGCCTGCCGTGCAGGCACTGCTGACGAGCCAGCGCCCGACGCACGCCGTGGTCGACCTGAAGCTGCGCGGCGAAGCCAGCGGCCTGGCCTGCGTGCGCGCGCTGCACGCGGCCAACGCCGACACGCTGATCGTCGTGCTGACCGGCTACGCCAGCATCGCCACCGCCGTGCAGGCCATCAAGCTGGGCGCCTGCCAGTACCTGGCCAAGCCCTCCAATACCGACGACATCGAGGCCGCCTTCGCCCGCACCGAGGGTGACGCGGACGTCGAGCTCACCGCACGCGCCAGCTCCATCAAGACGCTGGAGTGGGAGCGCATCCACGAGGTACTGGCCGAGACCGGCTTCAACATCTCCGAGGCCGCGCGGCGCCTGGGGATGCACCGGCGCACGCTGACGCGCAAGCTGGAAAAACGCCGGGTTTGA
- a CDS encoding ATP-binding protein encodes MRHPVETAAVPVDAASPARKARSADAAAGLKNLLQLIHLRWFAVVGQVFTIEVAHYSLNLPLPLPQMLLVVACLVAFNVASWLRWRSGYGVSPVELLLALLVDVAALTVQLYLSGGIGNPFVFLYLLQVTLGAALLRRRYVWTLVLVTALCMALLTRFHLPLPLAIDFSHGLDSPYVLGLLVCFMLNAALVTLFMQRIVGNLRQRDARLAAIRQRAAEEEHVLRMGLLASGAAHELGTPLSTLAVILGDWRRDPLLARDAQLQQEVAEMQAQVQRCKAIVSGILLSAGEARGEASAQTSVCQFLDALVAEWRATRAVTAFDYDNRFGDDQPMVADTTLRQMVFNVLDNAREASPAWVGLCAERTPGGQALRIVVSDRGPGFAPAMLRQLGKPYQSSKGRAGGGLGLFLAMNVARTLGGDMRAENLPGSGARVTITLPLSAIAL; translated from the coding sequence ATGAGACACCCCGTCGAAACCGCTGCCGTGCCCGTGGACGCTGCCTCCCCAGCGCGCAAGGCCCGCTCGGCCGACGCCGCCGCGGGCTTGAAGAACCTGCTGCAGCTCATCCATCTGCGCTGGTTCGCCGTGGTCGGCCAGGTGTTCACCATCGAGGTGGCGCACTACAGCCTGAACCTGCCGCTGCCGCTGCCGCAGATGCTGCTGGTCGTAGCCTGTCTGGTGGCGTTCAACGTGGCAAGCTGGCTGCGCTGGCGCAGTGGCTATGGCGTGAGCCCCGTGGAGCTGCTGCTGGCGCTGCTGGTGGATGTCGCGGCGCTGACGGTACAGCTGTACCTGAGCGGCGGCATCGGCAACCCGTTCGTCTTCCTGTATCTGCTGCAGGTCACGCTGGGCGCGGCGCTGCTGCGCCGCCGCTACGTCTGGACACTGGTGCTGGTCACGGCGCTGTGCATGGCGCTGCTGACGCGCTTTCACCTGCCGCTGCCGCTGGCCATCGATTTCTCGCATGGCCTGGACAGCCCCTACGTGCTGGGGCTGCTGGTGTGCTTCATGCTCAACGCGGCGCTGGTCACGCTGTTCATGCAGCGCATCGTCGGCAACCTGCGCCAGCGCGACGCGCGCCTGGCCGCCATCCGCCAGCGCGCGGCCGAGGAGGAGCACGTGCTGCGCATGGGCCTGCTGGCCTCGGGCGCGGCGCACGAGCTGGGCACGCCGCTGTCCACGCTGGCCGTCATCCTGGGCGACTGGCGCCGCGATCCGCTGCTGGCGCGCGACGCACAGCTGCAGCAGGAGGTCGCCGAGATGCAGGCCCAGGTGCAACGCTGCAAGGCAATCGTCAGCGGCATCCTGCTGTCGGCCGGCGAGGCGCGCGGCGAGGCCTCGGCGCAAACCAGCGTGTGCCAGTTCCTGGACGCGCTGGTGGCCGAATGGCGCGCCACGCGCGCGGTGACCGCTTTCGACTACGACAATCGCTTCGGCGACGACCAACCCATGGTCGCCGACACCACGCTGCGGCAGATGGTTTTCAACGTCCTGGACAATGCGCGCGAGGCCTCGCCCGCATGGGTTGGCCTGTGCGCCGAGCGCACGCCGGGCGGCCAGGCCCTGCGCATCGTGGTGAGCGACCGCGGCCCCGGTTTTGCGCCGGCCATGCTGCGCCAGCTGGGCAAGCCCTACCAGTCCAGCAAGGGCCGCGCCGGCGGCGGGCTGGGGCTGTTCCTGGCCATGAACGTGGCGCGCACCCTGGGCGGCGACATGCGCGCCGAGAACCTGCCCGGATCCGGTGCGCGCGTCACCATCACCCTGCCGCTGTCCGCCATCGCCCTGTAG
- a CDS encoding SURF1 family protein, protein MQPQARPPRSRAALTLLALAGCALFALFAALGWWQAERRVWKLQLIERVEQRLRAAPAALPARADWPHVDAARYEYQPVRAQGRWLPGKTVLTQATTELGAGWWVLTPLLLDGGGTVLVNRGFIPDALRTRWREQDPLAGPAQAPVQVAGLIRMSEPGGGFLRRNAPGEGRWHSRDVAAVAQAQGLAGVAPFFIDAGIPDAGPAPVPAQALSQARAWPHPGLTVVRFHNSHLVYVLTWWGLAAMVAGAAVLVTRHELRLRAGHGAPPNP, encoded by the coding sequence ATGCAACCCCAGGCGCGTCCGCCCCGCTCGCGCGCCGCGCTGACTCTGCTGGCGCTGGCCGGCTGCGCGCTGTTCGCGCTGTTCGCGGCGCTGGGCTGGTGGCAGGCCGAGCGGCGGGTGTGGAAGCTGCAACTGATCGAGCGCGTCGAGCAGCGGCTGCGCGCCGCCCCCGCCGCCCTGCCCGCTCGCGCCGACTGGCCGCACGTGGATGCCGCGCGATATGAATACCAGCCCGTGCGGGCGCAGGGCCGCTGGCTGCCGGGCAAGACCGTGCTCACGCAGGCCACGACCGAGCTGGGCGCGGGCTGGTGGGTGCTGACGCCGCTGCTCCTCGACGGCGGCGGCACGGTGCTGGTCAACCGCGGCTTCATTCCCGACGCGCTGCGCACGCGCTGGCGCGAGCAGGATCCGCTGGCAGGGCCGGCGCAGGCTCCCGTGCAGGTCGCCGGCTTGATCCGCATGAGCGAGCCGGGCGGCGGCTTCCTGCGCCGCAACGCGCCCGGCGAGGGGCGCTGGCATTCGCGCGACGTGGCCGCCGTCGCGCAGGCGCAGGGCCTGGCGGGCGTGGCGCCATTTTTCATCGACGCCGGCATTCCCGACGCAGGCCCGGCGCCGGTGCCCGCCCAGGCGCTCAGCCAGGCACGAGCCTGGCCGCACCCTGGCTTGACCGTGGTGCGCTTCCACAACAGCCACCTGGTCTACGTGCTGACCTGGTGGGGTCTGGCGGCCATGGTGGCTGGCGCGGCGGTGCTGGTCACGCGCCACGAGCTGCGCCTGCGCGCCGGGCACGGCGCGCCACCAAACCCATGA
- the cyoD gene encoding cytochrome o ubiquinol oxidase subunit IV, producing the protein MSAQQLHPAPHTPHGGHHDEHHDGDDLHVSLSDYIKGFVLAVILTVIPFWLVMGGVIQDRATLVVVLGVLAAVQIIAHMVYFLHMNGKVQGGWTLLSTIFAVVFVAVTIAGTLWVMFHMNAHMMPDHANPMAPAAQQAHPQHGQ; encoded by the coding sequence ATGAGCGCACAACAACTTCATCCTGCCCCCCACACACCCCACGGCGGGCACCACGACGAGCACCACGATGGCGACGACCTGCACGTCAGCCTGTCCGACTACATCAAGGGCTTCGTGCTGGCCGTCATCCTGACGGTGATCCCCTTCTGGCTGGTCATGGGCGGCGTGATCCAGGACCGCGCCACGCTGGTAGTGGTGCTGGGCGTGCTGGCAGCCGTGCAGATCATTGCGCACATGGTGTATTTCCTGCACATGAACGGCAAGGTGCAGGGCGGCTGGACGCTGCTGTCCACCATCTTCGCCGTGGTGTTCGTGGCGGTGACGATCGCCGGCACGCTGTGGGTCATGTTCCACATGAACGCGCACATGATGCCGGACCACGCCAACCCAATGGCCCCTGCGGCGCAGCAGGCGCACCCGCAGCACGGGCAATAA
- the cyoC gene encoding cytochrome o ubiquinol oxidase subunit III has product MLDTTLNHAGGAAAAAAPRQYHLAHEPHPENGTSLGFWLYLMSDVLIFAALFATYGVLGRAYAGGPTGAELFDLKLVAINTAFLLLSSITFGFAMLQKQAKNVGGTLAWLAVTGLLGLAFLAVELYEFAHLIHEGATPQTSAFLSAFFTLVGTHGLHVTFGIIWLITLMVQVKRHGLTPANVRRVNCLSMFWHFLDVVWVGVFTFVYLMGVL; this is encoded by the coding sequence ATGCTTGATACCACCCTGAACCACGCCGGCGGCGCTGCCGCCGCCGCCGCGCCGCGCCAGTACCACCTGGCGCACGAGCCGCACCCCGAGAACGGCACCTCGCTGGGCTTCTGGCTGTACCTGATGAGCGACGTGCTCATCTTCGCCGCCCTGTTTGCCACCTATGGCGTGCTGGGCCGCGCCTACGCCGGCGGCCCCACCGGTGCCGAGCTGTTCGACCTGAAGCTGGTGGCCATCAACACGGCCTTCCTGCTGCTGTCGTCCATCACCTTCGGCTTTGCCATGCTGCAAAAGCAGGCGAAGAACGTGGGCGGCACGCTCGCCTGGCTGGCCGTCACGGGCCTGCTGGGCCTGGCCTTCCTCGCCGTGGAGCTGTACGAGTTCGCGCACCTGATCCACGAGGGCGCCACGCCGCAGACCAGCGCCTTCCTGTCGGCCTTCTTCACGCTGGTGGGCACGCACGGGCTGCACGTCACCTTCGGCATCATCTGGCTCATCACGCTGATGGTGCAGGTCAAGCGCCACGGATTGACCCCCGCCAACGTGCGCCGCGTCAACTGCCTGTCCATGTTCTGGCACTTCCTGGACGTGGTGTGGGTGGGCGTGTTCACCTTCGTGTACCTGATGGGAGTGCTGTAA
- the cyoB gene encoding cytochrome o ubiquinol oxidase subunit I — protein sequence MSPEQMTPNHWLLGRITWQSIPMAHEPILLWTFIAVMLGGLVMLAGVTRYRLWGPLWRDWICSIDHKKIGIMYMILGLVMFLRGFSDAIMMRLQQSMAFGEALGYLPPHHYDQIFTAHGVIMIFFVAMPFVTGLMNYLVPLQIGARDVSFPFLNNFSFWMTTGGAMLTMVSLFLGEFSTSGWLALSNLGAQDPGVGLDYYIWGLQVAGVGTTLSGINLIVTIIKMRAPGMKLMKMPIFTWTALCTNALIVATFPILTAALVLMSLDRYLGTHFFTNDLGGNAMLYVNLIWIWGHPEVYILVLPAFGVYSEIVPTFTRKRLFGYTSMVYATVVITILSYLVWLHHFFTMGSGATVNTFFGITTMIISIPTGAKIFNWLFTMYKGRIRFTVPMLWTLGFMVTFAIGGMTGVLLAVPPADFVLHNSLFLIAHFHNVIIGGVVFAVFAGINYWYPKAFGYRLVESWGKASFWFWLVGFWVAFMPLYILGLMGVTRRVNHFEDASLQPWFLVAACGAALIALGIACFFVQLFVSWQRRSELRDVTGDPWDARTLEWATSSPPPQYNFAFTPVAYEIDAWWDMKKHGYRRPLSGFAPIHMPANTAAGFVIAMLSTLLGFAMIWHMWPLAIGSLAAIILATIVHTFNYQRDYYIPAAEVAATEESRTQQLATAASHA from the coding sequence ATGTCCCCTGAACAAATGACTCCCAACCACTGGCTGCTGGGCCGCATCACGTGGCAGTCCATCCCCATGGCGCACGAGCCCATCCTGCTGTGGACCTTCATCGCCGTCATGCTGGGCGGCCTGGTCATGCTGGCCGGCGTCACCCGCTATCGCCTGTGGGGCCCGCTGTGGCGCGACTGGATCTGCTCCATCGACCACAAGAAGATCGGCATCATGTACATGATCCTGGGCCTGGTCATGTTCCTGCGCGGCTTCTCCGACGCGATCATGATGCGCCTGCAGCAGTCCATGGCCTTTGGCGAGGCGCTGGGCTACCTGCCGCCGCACCACTACGACCAGATCTTCACGGCGCACGGCGTGATCATGATCTTCTTCGTGGCCATGCCGTTCGTCACCGGGCTGATGAACTACCTGGTGCCGCTGCAGATCGGCGCGCGCGACGTGTCCTTTCCGTTCCTGAACAACTTCAGCTTCTGGATGACCACGGGCGGGGCCATGCTGACCATGGTGTCGCTGTTCCTGGGCGAGTTCTCCACTTCCGGCTGGCTGGCGCTGTCCAACCTGGGCGCGCAGGACCCGGGCGTAGGGCTGGACTACTACATCTGGGGCCTGCAGGTGGCGGGGGTGGGCACGACGCTGTCGGGCATCAACCTGATCGTCACCATCATCAAGATGCGCGCGCCGGGCATGAAGCTGATGAAGATGCCCATCTTCACCTGGACGGCCCTGTGCACCAACGCGCTGATCGTGGCCACCTTCCCCATCCTCACCGCCGCGCTGGTGCTGATGAGCCTGGACCGCTACCTGGGCACGCACTTCTTCACGAACGACCTGGGCGGAAACGCCATGCTGTACGTGAACCTGATCTGGATCTGGGGCCACCCGGAGGTCTACATCCTGGTGCTGCCGGCCTTCGGCGTGTACTCCGAGATCGTGCCCACGTTCACCAGGAAGCGCCTGTTCGGCTACACCTCCATGGTCTATGCCACGGTGGTCATCACCATCCTGTCGTACCTGGTGTGGCTGCACCACTTCTTCACCATGGGCTCGGGCGCGACGGTGAACACCTTCTTCGGCATCACGACGATGATCATCTCGATCCCGACAGGCGCCAAGATCTTCAACTGGCTGTTCACCATGTACAAGGGCCGCATCCGCTTCACGGTGCCCATGTTGTGGACCCTGGGCTTCATGGTGACGTTCGCCATCGGCGGCATGACGGGCGTGCTGCTGGCCGTGCCGCCGGCCGACTTCGTGCTGCACAACTCGCTGTTCCTGATCGCGCACTTCCACAACGTGATCATCGGCGGCGTGGTGTTCGCCGTGTTCGCGGGCATCAACTACTGGTACCCCAAGGCCTTCGGCTACCGCCTGGTCGAATCGTGGGGCAAGGCGTCCTTCTGGTTCTGGCTGGTGGGCTTCTGGGTGGCCTTCATGCCGCTGTACATCCTGGGCCTGATGGGCGTGACGCGCCGCGTCAACCATTTCGAGGACGCCTCGCTGCAGCCCTGGTTCCTGGTGGCCGCGTGTGGCGCCGCGCTGATTGCCCTGGGCATCGCCTGCTTCTTCGTGCAGCTGTTCGTGAGCTGGCAGCGCAGGAGCGAATTGCGCGACGTGACGGGCGACCCTTGGGATGCCCGCACGCTGGAATGGGCGACTTCCTCGCCGCCGCCGCAGTACAACTTCGCCTTCACGCCCGTGGCCTACGAGATCGACGCCTGGTGGGACATGAAGAAGCACGGCTACCGCCGGCCGCTGTCGGGCTTCGCGCCCATCCACATGCCGGCCAACACGGCGGCGGGCTTCGTCATCGCCATGCTGTCCACGCTGTTGGGCTTCGCCATGATCTGGCACATGTGGCCACTGGCCATCGGCTCGCTGGCCGCCATCATCCTGGCCACCATCGTGCACACCTTCAACTACCAGCGCGACTACTACATCCCCGCGGCCGAAGTGGCCGCTACGGAAGAGTCGCGCACCCAGCAACTGGCAACGGCTGCATCGCATGCTTGA